One segment of Streptosporangium brasiliense DNA contains the following:
- a CDS encoding MFS transporter produces the protein MTRVSGRGPVLGAPHPRRWAGLGVLSASLLLVVMDMTILNVALPAISADLKPDSVQLLWMVDVYALVLSGLLVTVSALGDRWGRKKMLLTGFAIFGLASTAVLVADSPGDVIVARAFLGVGGAMIMPSTLSMIRTLFTDPRERATALGVWSAMAALGGALGPILGGALLERFSWHAAFLVNVPVMVAAVVAGLLLLPESRDPRPGRWDAPATALSIVGMVALVWAIKHFGKEGFGDPSAPISLAVAVVTLVWFVRRCLDRPDPLLDVRLFGRPSFTAGTVAALTTSVAMAGMLLLMAQWMQLVQGYSPLETGVRLLPTAAGAGLVSPLAPRLAVRVGTRTVLAGGLAVAGAGFLVLFAAPAPLSYPAVAVALLLIGVGMGSLAIASAVIMSSAPPERAGSAAAIEETSYELGGALGVAVLGSVAAAVYRGGLAPPEPAMAGVTGRAAEVARESLGGALEVAGGAGRAGAELARQAQAAFTDSLAVTGAAGGGLMLAAAVAVWLLTPRDMDLSGGH, from the coding sequence ATGACGCGCGTGTCCGGACGGGGACCGGTGCTCGGCGCGCCGCACCCGCGTCGCTGGGCGGGGCTCGGCGTCCTGTCCGCGAGCCTGCTGCTGGTGGTCATGGACATGACCATCCTCAACGTGGCACTGCCGGCGATCTCCGCCGACCTGAAGCCGGACTCGGTGCAGCTGCTGTGGATGGTGGACGTCTACGCGCTCGTGCTGTCCGGCCTGCTCGTCACGGTCAGCGCGCTGGGCGACCGGTGGGGCCGCAAGAAGATGCTGCTCACCGGATTCGCGATCTTCGGCCTCGCCTCGACCGCGGTGCTGGTGGCCGACAGCCCCGGCGACGTGATCGTCGCACGGGCGTTCCTCGGCGTCGGCGGCGCCATGATCATGCCGTCCACCCTGTCGATGATCCGCACCCTGTTCACCGATCCGCGCGAGCGGGCCACCGCGCTGGGCGTCTGGTCGGCCATGGCCGCGCTCGGCGGCGCGCTGGGCCCGATCCTCGGCGGCGCGTTGCTGGAGAGGTTCAGCTGGCACGCCGCGTTCCTGGTCAACGTCCCGGTGATGGTCGCGGCGGTCGTCGCCGGCCTCCTCCTGCTGCCCGAGTCCCGCGATCCGCGCCCGGGCCGCTGGGACGCGCCGGCCACGGCGCTGTCCATCGTGGGGATGGTCGCCCTGGTGTGGGCGATCAAGCACTTCGGCAAGGAGGGGTTCGGCGATCCCAGCGCGCCGATCTCCCTGGCCGTCGCGGTGGTGACGCTGGTCTGGTTCGTCAGACGCTGCCTCGACCGGCCCGATCCGCTGCTGGACGTCCGCCTGTTCGGCCGCCCCTCCTTCACCGCGGGCACCGTCGCCGCGCTGACCACCTCCGTCGCGATGGCCGGGATGCTGCTGCTGATGGCCCAGTGGATGCAGCTCGTCCAGGGCTACTCACCCCTGGAGACCGGGGTGCGGCTGCTGCCGACCGCGGCCGGCGCGGGGCTGGTCTCGCCGCTGGCCCCTCGCCTGGCCGTCCGGGTCGGCACCAGGACGGTGCTCGCCGGCGGTCTGGCCGTCGCCGGGGCGGGGTTCCTGGTCCTCTTCGCCGCGCCGGCCCCGCTCTCCTACCCGGCCGTGGCCGTGGCGCTCCTGCTGATCGGCGTGGGCATGGGGTCGCTGGCGATCGCCTCGGCGGTCATCATGTCCAGCGCGCCGCCCGAGCGGGCCGGCAGCGCCGCCGCGATCGAGGAGACCAGCTACGAGCTGGGCGGGGCGCTGGGCGTGGCCGTTCTCGGCAGCGTCGCCGCGGCGGTCTACCGCGGCGGGCTCGCGCCGCCCGAGCCGGCCATGGCGGGCGTGACCGGCCGGGCCGCCGAGGTGGCCCGCGAGTCGCTGGGCGGGGCGCTGGAGGTGGCCGGAGGCGCCGGCCGGGCCGGGGCCGAGCTGGCCCGCCAGGCCCAGGCCGCC
- a CDS encoding TetR/AcrR family transcriptional regulator has protein sequence MKRRCMVAVGRDQIIALAIQHLNEDPTASMAQIAEATGVSRATLHRHFASREELLAVLGRKALDSWERVQRRAAIEEATASADPERVTAALRDLLAGMVDDVQEYGFALTEHVMTKLPGLRERADELEERELALYLAAQRAGVLRPDLPVRWISNTSYGLIIAVRESLRRGDVARRDIERLLVETFLRGTA, from the coding sequence ATGAAACGGAGATGCATGGTGGCCGTGGGCCGCGACCAGATCATCGCCCTGGCGATACAGCACCTGAACGAGGATCCGACCGCCTCCATGGCCCAGATCGCCGAGGCCACCGGGGTCAGCCGCGCCACGCTCCACCGGCACTTCGCCAGCCGGGAGGAGCTGCTGGCCGTCCTCGGCCGCAAGGCGCTCGACAGCTGGGAGCGGGTGCAGCGGCGGGCCGCCATCGAGGAGGCCACCGCCTCCGCCGACCCCGAGCGCGTCACCGCCGCCCTGCGGGACCTGCTCGCCGGCATGGTCGACGACGTGCAGGAGTACGGCTTCGCGCTGACCGAGCACGTGATGACCAAGCTGCCCGGGCTGCGCGAGCGCGCCGACGAGCTGGAGGAGCGCGAGCTCGCGCTCTACCTGGCCGCGCAGCGGGCCGGTGTGCTCCGCCCCGATCTGCCGGTCAGGTGGATCAGCAACACCTCCTACGGCCTCATCATCGCCGTGCGGGAGAGCCTGCGGCGGGGCGACGTCGCGCGCAGGGACATCGAGCGGCTGCTGGTCGAGACCTTCCTGCGAGGGACCGCATGA
- a CDS encoding TetR/AcrR family transcriptional regulator: protein MGSLRQRSGRAGRPRDASDPGTRTRILDAAEELFAGGGYEATPTAEIARLAGVPKGLVFHYFPKKIDVLVALVDERTLVEEAPEVEAVPGDAAGALSRLARRLPLSASPAMRRILFREADTHGSVRDRLGRLNGEIIRRARFALELALPTARGDAARLEVAAVTFAAVLLYQESLCQLTGHHIDPDAVAELIAHALG from the coding sequence GTGGGCAGCCTCAGACAGCGCTCCGGCAGGGCCGGGCGTCCGCGCGACGCCTCGGATCCCGGCACGCGCACGCGCATTCTCGACGCCGCGGAGGAGCTGTTCGCCGGGGGCGGTTACGAGGCCACGCCCACCGCGGAGATCGCCCGGCTGGCCGGGGTGCCCAAAGGGCTCGTCTTCCATTACTTCCCGAAGAAGATCGACGTGCTGGTCGCCCTGGTCGACGAGCGCACGCTCGTGGAGGAGGCCCCGGAGGTGGAGGCGGTCCCCGGCGACGCGGCCGGGGCCCTGTCGCGGCTGGCCCGCCGGCTGCCGCTCAGCGCGTCCCCGGCGATGCGCCGCATCCTGTTCCGGGAGGCCGACACGCACGGCTCGGTCCGCGACCGGCTCGGCCGGCTGAACGGCGAGATCATCCGGCGGGCCCGGTTCGCGCTGGAGCTGGCGCTGCCCACGGCGCGCGGCGACGCCGCCCGGCTGGAGGTGGCCGCGGTCACCTTCGCCGCGGTCCTGCTCTATCAGGAGAGCCTCTGCCAGCTCACCGGCCACCACATCGACCCCGACGCGGTCGCCGAGCTGATCGCCCACGCCCTGGGCTGA
- a CDS encoding WS/DGAT/MGAT family O-acyltransferase — protein sequence MRQLTALDAQFLHAESATTAAHVAGVAILDPAWAPAGAVTREALIELLRGRLHLAPALGLRLAGVPFGLDHPYWTEAAGLDVADHVYETTLPLPGNEAQLAEAVARIHERRLDRGRPLWEMHLIQGLTGGRVALYAKVHHCAVDGVSGAETLAALLDLTPEPRVVEPPASPAATAAPGPATMLAAAVTRSVAHPARALRSLGRMAADLDAIPLAGALPGARAVAAAARMIRGRTGELPELPSLSVPRTPFNGPISAERRFSYGSIPLAEVRRIAKTFGISVNDVVMTLCAAALRSWLRERDALPDQPLVAAVPVAVRAPGVQETVGNRLSVMIVPMPTDVSSPLDRLRITGRTMRTAKRRFAGSPATWLSELPSMLPAAVTALATSTVFRLASIVLPPINLIVSNVPGPQLPLYLCGARVLAYYPMSVLTDVSGGVNITCFSYDGSLNFGILACPDRVEDVWRLMGHLQEAMDELTELAGPRPARETEIEAVPA from the coding sequence ATGCGCCAGCTGACCGCACTCGACGCGCAGTTCCTGCACGCCGAATCGGCGACCACCGCGGCTCACGTCGCCGGGGTGGCGATCCTCGACCCGGCCTGGGCTCCCGCGGGCGCCGTCACGCGTGAGGCCCTGATCGAGCTGCTGCGCGGGCGGCTGCATCTCGCCCCGGCGCTGGGCCTGCGCCTGGCCGGCGTGCCGTTCGGCCTGGACCACCCCTACTGGACGGAGGCCGCCGGGCTCGACGTCGCCGACCACGTCTACGAGACGACCCTCCCCCTGCCCGGCAACGAGGCGCAGCTGGCCGAGGCGGTCGCCCGGATCCACGAGCGGCGGCTGGACCGCGGCCGCCCGCTCTGGGAGATGCACCTCATCCAGGGCCTGACCGGCGGCCGGGTGGCCCTCTACGCCAAGGTCCACCACTGCGCCGTCGACGGGGTGTCGGGCGCGGAGACCCTGGCCGCCCTGCTGGACCTCACCCCCGAGCCCCGCGTGGTCGAGCCGCCCGCGTCCCCGGCGGCGACCGCCGCCCCCGGGCCGGCCACGATGCTCGCCGCGGCCGTGACCCGGTCGGTGGCCCACCCGGCCAGAGCGCTGCGCTCGCTGGGCAGGATGGCGGCCGACCTCGACGCGATCCCGCTGGCCGGCGCCCTCCCGGGGGCCCGGGCGGTGGCCGCGGCGGCCCGGATGATCCGGGGCCGGACCGGGGAGCTGCCGGAGCTGCCCTCCCTGTCGGTCCCGCGCACGCCGTTCAACGGCCCGATCAGCGCCGAGCGGCGCTTCTCCTACGGCTCGATCCCGCTGGCCGAGGTCAGACGGATCGCCAAGACCTTCGGGATCAGCGTCAACGACGTGGTCATGACACTGTGCGCGGCGGCGCTGCGCTCCTGGCTGCGCGAGCGGGACGCCCTGCCGGACCAGCCGCTGGTCGCCGCCGTCCCGGTCGCGGTCCGCGCCCCGGGCGTCCAGGAGACGGTCGGCAACCGGCTCTCCGTCATGATCGTCCCGATGCCGACCGACGTCTCCTCCCCTCTCGACCGCCTGCGGATCACGGGGCGGACGATGCGCACGGCCAAGCGGCGCTTCGCCGGCTCCCCCGCGACCTGGCTGAGCGAGCTGCCGTCGATGCTGCCCGCGGCCGTCACCGCGCTGGCGACCTCCACGGTCTTCCGGCTGGCCTCGATCGTGCTGCCGCCGATCAACCTGATCGTCTCGAACGTGCCGGGGCCCCAGCTCCCGCTGTATCTGTGCGGGGCCCGGGTGCTCGCCTACTACCCGATGTCGGTGCTGACCGACGTGAGCGGCGGCGTCAACATCACCTGCTTCTCCTACGACGGCTCACTGAACTTCGGCATCCTCGCCTGCCCCGACCGGGTGGAGGACGTGTGGCGGCTGATGGGGCACCTGCAGGAGGCGATGGACGAGCTGACGGAGCTGGCCGGACCCCGTCCGGCCAGGGAGACGGAGATCGAGGCGGTCCCGGCCTGA
- a CDS encoding sulfite oxidase: protein MPYEDLNDEAVRHRTRAGQLARGGRDGGGHDRGGRDRLRLAAVDGEPVPAGGVTGIVKPLPPETFIGHGTNAEMRWEAMRGVGYHVSNDRFFVRNHTSTPIIDAATWRLELHGTGLRNPRSFGYEELLALPAVTRDAAIECAGNGRSFFATQQGQEISGTPWRLGGIGVARWRGVPLATVLERAGITPDAVDVMPRGLDAPYVADGVDHGRVRRPIPVSKALKDVILAYEMNDRPLPPDHGHPVRLIVPSWIGLASIKWVGDIEVSTSPLTSPWNTEFYRMFGAAYPPEGSPPLTTQGVRSAFELPWHATLAAGRPYVLHGRSWSGNGRIAGVEVSFDGGATWHRAQLRGPHAVPAWTRWHITWNPQQAGPHTLLARATDETGVVQPARTTHNDYGYLFDAVVHHPVIVVNG, encoded by the coding sequence ATGCCGTACGAGGACCTGAACGACGAGGCCGTTCGCCACCGCACCCGCGCCGGGCAGCTCGCCCGGGGCGGGCGCGACGGGGGTGGGCACGACCGGGGCGGGCGCGACCGGCTCCGGCTCGCGGCCGTCGACGGGGAGCCGGTCCCCGCCGGCGGTGTCACGGGGATCGTCAAGCCGCTGCCGCCGGAGACGTTCATCGGGCACGGGACGAACGCCGAGATGCGCTGGGAGGCGATGCGCGGCGTCGGCTACCACGTCTCCAACGACCGGTTCTTCGTACGCAACCACACCTCGACCCCGATCATCGACGCGGCGACCTGGCGGCTGGAGCTGCACGGCACGGGGCTGCGCAACCCCAGGAGCTTCGGCTACGAGGAGCTGCTCGCGCTGCCCGCGGTGACGCGGGACGCGGCGATCGAGTGCGCGGGCAACGGCCGGAGCTTCTTCGCCACCCAGCAGGGCCAGGAGATCTCCGGCACCCCCTGGCGGCTGGGCGGCATCGGGGTGGCCCGCTGGCGCGGGGTGCCGCTGGCCACGGTGCTGGAGCGCGCCGGGATCACCCCTGACGCCGTCGACGTCATGCCGCGCGGGCTCGACGCCCCCTACGTGGCCGACGGGGTCGACCACGGCCGGGTGCGCCGCCCCATCCCGGTGTCCAAGGCGCTCAAGGACGTGATCCTGGCCTACGAGATGAACGACCGGCCCCTCCCGCCCGACCACGGCCACCCGGTGCGGCTGATCGTCCCCTCCTGGATCGGCCTGGCCTCGATCAAGTGGGTGGGCGACATCGAGGTCTCCACCTCACCGCTGACCTCGCCGTGGAACACCGAGTTCTACCGGATGTTCGGTGCCGCCTACCCGCCCGAGGGCAGCCCCCCGCTGACCACCCAGGGGGTCAGGAGCGCCTTCGAGCTGCCCTGGCACGCCACCCTGGCGGCCGGGCGGCCGTACGTGCTGCACGGACGCTCCTGGTCGGGCAACGGCCGGATCGCCGGGGTGGAGGTGAGCTTCGACGGCGGCGCCACCTGGCACCGCGCCCAGCTGCGCGGCCCGCACGCCGTGCCGGCCTGGACCCGCTGGCACATCACCTGGAACCCCCAGCAGGCCGGCCCGCACACCCTGCTCGCCCGGGCCACCGACGAGACCGGCGTGGTCCAGCCGGCCCGGACCACGCACAACGACTACGGATATCTCTTCGACGCCGTCGTTCATCATCCCGTGATCGTCGTGAACGGATAA